A DNA window from Microcystis aeruginosa NIES-843 contains the following coding sequences:
- a CDS encoding Rrf2 family transcriptional regulator — protein MKLTTRGHYSVKALLDLSLQPRGTPVSVKSIALRQDIPAAYLEKLLIEMRRAGLVRSFRGAQGGYQLARPANRISLGQILEAVGETIEPLSGYHPRDEQAEDWVTFTIWKHLHEKLKEALGKITLADLYYDARSWIAARGEETSFIV, from the coding sequence ATGAAGCTGACAACTAGGGGTCACTATAGTGTTAAAGCCTTGCTGGATCTTAGTTTACAACCGAGGGGAACTCCCGTATCGGTAAAATCGATCGCCCTGCGTCAAGATATCCCGGCCGCTTATCTAGAGAAATTGCTGATAGAAATGCGACGAGCGGGGTTAGTTCGCTCCTTTCGGGGCGCACAAGGGGGTTATCAATTGGCTAGGCCGGCAAATCGGATCTCGTTGGGGCAAATTTTAGAGGCAGTGGGAGAGACGATCGAGCCATTATCAGGCTATCATCCCAGGGACGAACAGGCAGAAGATTGGGTGACATTTACTATCTGGAAACACCTACACGAGAAATTAAAAGAGGCCCTAGGGAAGATTACCTTAGCCGATTTATACTACGATGCCCGTAGCTGGATCGCCGCTAGGGGAGAGGAAACCAGCTTTATTGTTTAG
- a CDS encoding phage holin family protein: MVDIIFPGVKVDSFIVAMVAGAVIGLVNGLVKPILGLLSLPITILTLGGFILVLNSFCFWLASILVPGFAVKGLVAFIGAPIVLSLVNTLLNKYFAEKGSSEVPQ, from the coding sequence GTGGTTGATATTATCTTCCCCGGTGTTAAAGTCGATAGCTTTATTGTGGCCATGGTTGCGGGGGCAGTTATCGGTTTAGTCAACGGACTGGTTAAACCGATTCTAGGGCTGCTTTCCCTACCGATTACTATTCTCACCCTCGGTGGCTTTATCCTTGTTCTCAATAGCTTTTGTTTCTGGTTAGCCTCGATCCTCGTCCCGGGATTCGCAGTTAAGGGTTTAGTGGCTTTTATCGGTGCGCCAATCGTCCTCTCTCTGGTCAACACCCTCTTAAATAAATACTTCGCCGAAAAAGGTTCCAGCGAAGTACCACAATAG
- a CDS encoding GFA family protein, translating into MPVAGSPLGERKPALLFSSLEVMTAITQAKIYGGGCHCGAIRFQVAIEHDQALDCNCSICQKKGFLHLIVPSAQFTLLSGEDFLSTYTFNTHRAQHYFCRVCGIHPFYRPRSHPDAIDINLRCLDGNVLGDFQIQFFDGANWEDNIEKIRAIDGKRE; encoded by the coding sequence ATGCCCGTAGCTGGATCGCCGCTAGGGGAGAGGAAACCAGCTTTATTGTTTAGTAGTTTAGAAGTTATGACAGCAATAACACAAGCAAAGATTTATGGGGGGGGTTGTCACTGTGGAGCGATCCGTTTTCAAGTGGCGATCGAGCATGATCAAGCTTTAGACTGTAATTGTTCCATTTGTCAGAAAAAAGGCTTTCTGCATCTGATTGTTCCTTCAGCACAATTTACCCTCCTAAGCGGTGAAGATTTCTTAAGTACCTATACATTTAATACCCACAGGGCCCAACATTATTTTTGTCGTGTTTGTGGTATTCATCCTTTCTATCGTCCTCGCTCCCATCCTGACGCTATAGATATAAACCTGCGCTGTTTGGATGGCAATGTCTTAGGCGATTTTCAGATCCAGTTCTTTGATGGGGCTAACTGGGAAGACAATATTGAGAAAATTCGGGCTATCGATGGGAAAAGGGAGTAA
- the cbiB gene encoding adenosylcobinamide-phosphate synthase CbiB, with translation MKEAATAIILVLGAVLDYLIGDPWGWIHPVQVMGAIIAVATKVILNWMREKIGQRLAGIILGLGLIILTGALTWLGIQWLDQVNLLLSYLVQVILLASCLAGRSLRRAAETVTAALQAENITLARCQLSLYVGRDTDNLGREEILRALLETVSENGVDGVTAPLFYALLGAFLGVGPVPLACAYKAASTLDSMIGYRRPPYTHMGWFSAKSEDVLTWLPCRLTVLTLALISGQPGRVLSICWRDARRDPSPNSGWSECVYGAILGVQLGGKNQYRGQIVEKPLLGDNLKPITVKTVEQALNLTRTCVLLWLAIAVSCLIARDFAQL, from the coding sequence GTGAAGGAAGCGGCAACGGCGATCATTTTAGTATTGGGGGCGGTTTTAGATTATCTGATCGGCGATCCCTGGGGATGGATTCATCCGGTGCAGGTGATGGGGGCGATTATTGCCGTTGCCACAAAAGTTATCCTTAATTGGATGCGGGAAAAAATCGGCCAACGTTTAGCGGGCATAATTCTGGGACTGGGTTTAATTATCTTGACTGGGGCCTTAACTTGGCTAGGAATCCAGTGGTTAGATCAGGTCAATTTGCTGCTGAGTTACCTAGTACAAGTGATTCTCCTGGCCAGTTGTTTAGCCGGCAGAAGTTTACGCAGGGCTGCCGAAACCGTCACCGCAGCTTTACAAGCGGAAAACATCACCTTAGCTCGTTGCCAACTAAGTTTATACGTTGGTCGCGACACAGATAATCTCGGCCGGGAAGAAATCCTCCGCGCCCTATTAGAAACCGTCAGTGAAAATGGTGTGGATGGAGTTACCGCGCCGCTTTTTTATGCCCTTCTCGGTGCTTTTCTGGGTGTGGGGCCAGTTCCCCTCGCTTGCGCTTATAAAGCCGCTAGTACCCTCGATTCGATGATTGGCTATCGTCGGCCACCCTACACCCATATGGGTTGGTTTAGTGCCAAAAGCGAGGATGTTTTGACATGGCTACCTTGTCGTTTGACGGTATTAACTCTCGCCCTAATTTCGGGCCAGCCGGGGCGGGTTTTAAGCATTTGTTGGCGCGATGCCCGTCGGGATCCTAGTCCTAATTCTGGTTGGAGTGAATGCGTCTATGGGGCGATTTTGGGGGTGCAATTGGGGGGTAAAAATCAATATCGGGGCCAGATTGTGGAAAAACCTTTATTGGGCGATAACCTCAAACCGATTACCGTCAAAACCGTCGAACAGGCTTTGAATTTAACTCGTACTTGTGTATTACTTTGGCTAGCGATCGCTGTCAGCTGCTTGATTGCTAGAGATTTTGCTCAATTGTAG
- a CDS encoding AbrB family transcriptional regulator has product MNKTTNPEPLTGLELIEKVKQLGNLSKEEKARECGYYTMTKNGIERVNMMKFLNALIDAEGIDLDSSANGHGRGGRSASYRISVQSNNNLLIGSAYTKKMGLKPGDEFEITLGRKHIHLKQVGASDDDE; this is encoded by the coding sequence ATGAACAAAACTACTAATCCAGAACCCCTGACTGGCCTCGAACTAATTGAGAAAGTTAAACAGCTAGGCAACCTCAGCAAAGAGGAAAAAGCTCGGGAATGCGGCTACTATACCATGACAAAAAATGGTATTGAACGCGTTAATATGATGAAATTTCTCAATGCTTTAATCGATGCCGAGGGAATTGACTTAGATAGCAGTGCCAATGGCCACGGACGAGGTGGGCGCTCGGCCAGCTACCGGATCAGTGTCCAATCCAATAATAATCTCCTAATCGGTTCGGCCTACACCAAAAAAATGGGACTCAAACCGGGAGATGAATTTGAAATTACTTTGGGGAGAAAACATATTCATCTCAAGCAAGTTGGTGCCAGCGACGACGACGAATAG
- a CDS encoding RNA-guided endonuclease InsQ/TnpB family protein, whose product MEKAYSFRFYPTPEQESLLRRTLGCVRLVYNKALHERTQAWYEKQERVGYAQTSSMLTDWKKQEELNFLNEVSCVPLQQGLRHLQTAFTNFFAGRTKYPSFKKKHQGGSAEFTKSAFKFKDKQIYLAKCTEPLPIRWSRHIPESCEPSTVTVRLHPSGRWHISIRFDDPTIKPLPVTDKAIGIDLGISSLVITSDGDKVSNPEHFKKHYRRLRKAQKSLSRKQKGSKNREKARIKVARIHAQITDSRKDHLHKLTTQLVRENQTIVVENLAVKNMVKNPKLSQAISDVSWGEITRQLAYKCRWYGRNYIEIDRWFPSSKRCSNCGYIAEKMPLNVREWDCPDCGTHHDRDINASKNILAAGLAVSVCRATIRPEQSKSVKAGAEPRKGKKQKPKS is encoded by the coding sequence ATGGAAAAAGCCTATTCGTTTCGATTTTACCCAACACCCGAACAAGAGTCGCTATTGCGGCGCACATTGGGCTGTGTAAGATTAGTTTACAACAAAGCTCTCCACGAACGAACACAAGCTTGGTACGAAAAGCAAGAAAGAGTAGGCTACGCTCAAACTTCTTCAATGCTAACTGATTGGAAAAAGCAAGAAGAATTAAACTTTCTCAATGAAGTAAGCTGTGTACCCTTACAACAAGGGTTAAGACATTTACAAACAGCTTTCACTAATTTCTTTGCTGGTCGTACTAAGTATCCTAGCTTTAAGAAAAAACATCAGGGAGGAAGTGCCGAATTTACCAAGTCTGCTTTTAAATTCAAAGACAAACAAATCTATTTAGCTAAATGCACAGAACCTTTACCTATTCGATGGTCAAGACACATCCCAGAAAGCTGTGAACCAAGTACAGTAACAGTCAGATTACATCCCTCAGGACGTTGGCATATTTCAATTAGATTTGATGACCCAACGATTAAGCCATTACCAGTAACAGATAAAGCCATTGGAATTGACTTAGGAATTAGTAGCCTAGTAATTACCAGCGATGGTGACAAAGTATCTAATCCTGAGCATTTTAAAAAGCATTATCGGAGACTGCGAAAGGCCCAAAAAAGCCTTTCTAGAAAACAGAAAGGGTCAAAAAATCGGGAAAAAGCAAGAATCAAAGTAGCAAGGATTCACGCTCAAATCACCGATAGCAGGAAAGACCATTTACACAAGCTAACCACTCAATTAGTTCGTGAAAACCAAACGATTGTGGTTGAGAATTTAGCCGTCAAGAATATGGTCAAAAACCCGAAATTATCTCAGGCAATATCTGATGTAAGCTGGGGAGAAATCACTCGACAATTAGCCTATAAATGCCGTTGGTATGGGAGAAATTACATCGAAATAGATAGATGGTTTCCTAGCTCTAAAAGGTGTAGTAATTGTGGGTATATTGCTGAGAAAATGCCGTTAAATGTTCGAGAGTGGGACTGTCCAGACTGTGGGACGCACCATGACCGAGATATTAACGCCAGTAAAAATATTTTGGCCGCAGGGCTTGCGGTGTCAGTCTGTAGAGCGACCATAAGACCAGAACAGAGTAAATCTGTTAAGGCAGGTGCGGAACCCCGCAAGGGAAAGAAGCAGAAACCTAAATCGTGA
- a CDS encoding YqaE/Pmp3 family membrane protein produces the protein MFLRLVCAFFLPPLAVFLTTGLSLDFVINIILTLIGYVPGIIHAFWIVSKEAENS, from the coding sequence ATGTTTCTTCGCCTAGTTTGTGCGTTTTTTTTGCCGCCCTTAGCCGTATTTTTGACTACGGGACTGAGTTTAGACTTTGTTATTAACATCATCTTAACTTTAATCGGTTATGTCCCCGGCATTATCCACGCTTTCTGGATTGTCTCCAAAGAAGCGGAGAATTCCTAA
- a CDS encoding lysophospholipid acyltransferase family protein: MSREQLSVMNQPQEREPFASLVLYHLFKWSIVSPTLHGYFRGRVYGVENVPRRHPLIIVCNHASYFDPPLLSCAVRRPVAYMAKEELFTIPILKQAIALYGAYPVKRGSGDRGAIRAAMGALAAGWAVGLFLEGTRTEDGLIHQPKLGAAMIAAKAGVPLLPVSLWGTEKIFPKGSSFPHSIPLTIRIGEVLPPPISNKREALQAVTERCAEIINGLHALGR, from the coding sequence ATGTCTAGGGAACAATTGTCAGTCATGAACCAGCCTCAAGAGCGAGAACCTTTTGCCAGTTTAGTTTTATATCATCTCTTTAAATGGTCGATCGTTAGCCCAACCCTACACGGCTATTTTCGCGGTCGCGTTTACGGAGTGGAAAATGTCCCCCGGCGTCATCCTCTGATTATCGTCTGCAATCACGCCAGTTACTTCGATCCACCCCTATTATCCTGTGCCGTGCGTCGTCCCGTAGCTTATATGGCTAAAGAAGAATTATTTACCATCCCGATTTTAAAACAGGCGATCGCTCTTTATGGGGCCTATCCCGTCAAACGCGGCAGTGGTGATCGTGGGGCAATTCGGGCGGCGATGGGAGCATTAGCGGCGGGCTGGGCAGTGGGATTGTTTCTGGAGGGAACGCGCACCGAGGACGGATTGATCCATCAACCAAAACTAGGCGCGGCGATGATTGCCGCTAAAGCGGGAGTTCCCCTGTTACCCGTCAGTTTGTGGGGGACAGAAAAGATTTTTCCAAAAGGTTCTTCTTTTCCCCATAGTATCCCCTTAACTATTCGCATCGGGGAAGTGCTGCCGCCACCGATTTCTAACAAAAGAGAAGCTTTACAGGCAGTTACCGAGCGCTGTGCCGAAATTATTAACGGATTACACGCCCTCGGACGCTAA